The following coding sequences lie in one Miscanthus floridulus cultivar M001 chromosome 9, ASM1932011v1, whole genome shotgun sequence genomic window:
- the LOC136482405 gene encoding wheatwin-2-like has protein sequence MAGMTVGKKLALVAALLCAAAAMATAQQASGVRATYNFYNPAQNNWDLAGTYCATWDAGQPLSWRSKYGWTAFCGPAGPTGQAACGQCLLVTNTATGASLTVRIVDQCSNNGLDLDYDTAFKPLDTNGAGIQAGHLTVNYQFVNCGDN, from the exons ATGGCGGGGATGACAGTCGGCAAGAAGCTGGCGCTGGTTGCGGCGCTGCTgtgcgcggcggcggccatggcgacggcCCAGCAGGCGTCCGGCGTGCGCGCCACCTACAACTTCTACAACCCGGCGCAGAACAACTGGGACCTAGCTGGGACGTACTGCGCCACGTGGGACGCCGGCCAGCCGCTGTCGTGGCGCAGCAAGTACGGCTGGACCGCCTTCTGCGGTCCTGCTGGCCCTACCGGCCAGGCCGCGTGCGGGCAGTGCCTCCTG gTGACGAACACGGCGACGGGGGCGTCGCTGACGGTGAGGATCGTGGACCAGTGCAGCAACAACGGGCTGGACCTGGACTACGATACGGCGTTCAAGCCGCTCGACACCAACGGGGCAGGCATCCAGGCCGGCCACCTCACCGTCAACTACCAGTTCGTCAACTGCGGCGACAACTga
- the LOC136480308 gene encoding wheatwin-2-like, translating to MVSIYTQVTNRGTGASTTARIVDQCSNGGLDLDFETVFKKIDTDGHGYQMGHLDVDYHVASACSLDEWKLIDVELNAGKKLEGAEVAGVEVIGGTDLGRSRGKRMEHGRDRRCESRSEAGKANSKRQPAAAAAAISGGRAAQALVVVAVVLCAVAGMAAAQQASNVRATYHYYNPQQNGWNLNAVSAYCSTLDADKPLSWRQKYGWTAFCGPAGQKGQAACGKCIRVTNRATGASIVARIVDQCSNGGLDLDYETVFKKIDTNGQGYQRGHLNVDYQFVAC from the exons ATGGTGAGCATTTACACGCAGGTGACGAACCGCGGGACGGGTGCGTCGACGACGGCGAGGATCGTGGACCAGTGCAGCAACGGCGGCCTCGACCTCGACTTCGAGACGGTGTTCAAGAAGATCGACACCGACGGCCACGGCTACCAGATGGGCCACCTCGACGTCGACTACCA cGTAGCATCTGCTTGCTCCTTGGACGAATGGAAGCTCATCGACGTGGAGCTGAACGCCGGCAAAAAGCTCGAAGGCGCGGAGGTCGCCGGTGTCGAGGTCATCGGTGGCACGGACCTTGGCAGGAGCAGGGGCAAGCGGATGGAGCACGGCCGCGACAGGAGATGCGAGTCCAGGAGCGAG GCAGGCAAAGCAAACAGTAAGAGgcaaccggcggcggcggcggcggcgatctccGGAGGACGGGCGGCGCAGgcgctggtggtggtggccgtCGTGCTGTGCGCGGTGGCGGGTatggcggcggcgcagcaggcgtcCAACGTGCGGGCGACGTACCACTACTACAACCCGCAGCAGAACGGGTGGAACCTCAATGCCGTTAGCGCCTACTGCTCCACGTTGGACGCCGACAAGCCGCTGTCGTGGCGCCAGAAGTACGGCTGGACGGCCTTCTGTGGGCCCGCGGGGCAAAAGGGCCAGGCCGCCTGCGGCAAGTGCATCCGG GTGACGAACCGTGCGACGGGCGCGTCCATCGTGGCGAGGATCGTGGACCAGTGCAGCAACGGCGGCCTGGACCTGGACTACGAGACGGTGTTCAAGAAGATCGACACCAACGGGCAGGGCTACCAGAGGGGACACCTCAACGTCGACTACCAGTTCGTCGCATGCTGA